From a region of the Mycobacterium intracellulare ATCC 13950 genome:
- a CDS encoding ATP-binding cassette domain-containing protein has protein sequence MTRPAQPLLTARSEHSQGSFTAGRDVVVGNDLRADLRVAHPLIARAHLLLRFDRGRWLAVDNNTLNGVYLDGRRVPVVDIRDGQSINIGKPDGPRITFEVGRPPARSFRRRDAGRTAPQPPADAGEFPTTRVAVAGPEADRQQVTGRAAWIGRALDNDIVIHDVLASRRHAFLTPTPAGPEIRDANSSNGTFVNGVRVTSAALSEGDVVTIGNVDLVLRGGALVRLQEAATRAGGLEVREVNFAIGDKRLLERISLTARPGTLTALIGGSGAGKTTLSRLIAGYATPTSGSVTFEGHDIHTEYASLRTRIGMVPQDDVVHRQLTVSQALGYAAELRLPPDTSKADRGRVVAEVLDELGLTEHANTRVDRLSGGQRKRASVALELLTGPSLLILDEPTSGLDPALDLQVMTMLRQLADAGRVVLVVTHSLTYLDVCDQVLLMAPGGKTAFLGPPAQIGPAMGTTNWAHIFAKVGADPDEANRRFLAQNRPPPPRRTQAPAELGAPPRTSKRHQFSTIARRQVRLVVSDRAYFVFLAVLPFVMGALSLTVPGSAGFGYADPAGESAGEAGMILTLLTMAAAFMGTALTIRDLIGERPIFRREQAVGLSTTAYLLAKVAVFCGFAVAQAAIATAIVVLGKGPPTRPAVLLGPSSSAATVELFVAVAATCVAAAMLGLLLSALARTGEQVMPMLVVSLMMQMVLCGGMVPVTNRILLDQASWLMPSRWGYAAQGSTVDLWAVSPGPQSPRDNHFQHAPAAWLLDMGMLAVLSVGYGALVRWRIRLAR, from the coding sequence ATGACCCGACCTGCCCAGCCCCTGCTGACGGCGCGATCCGAGCACTCGCAGGGCAGCTTCACCGCCGGCCGCGACGTCGTCGTCGGCAACGACCTGCGCGCCGACCTGCGGGTCGCGCACCCGTTGATCGCCCGCGCGCACCTGCTGTTGCGCTTCGATCGGGGCCGGTGGCTCGCGGTCGACAACAACACGCTCAACGGCGTCTACCTCGACGGCCGGCGGGTGCCGGTCGTCGACATCCGTGACGGCCAGAGCATCAACATCGGCAAGCCCGACGGCCCGCGGATCACCTTCGAAGTGGGACGCCCGCCGGCACGCTCCTTTCGGCGCAGGGACGCCGGGCGCACCGCGCCGCAGCCGCCGGCCGACGCCGGGGAGTTCCCCACCACCCGGGTCGCCGTCGCGGGACCCGAAGCCGATCGCCAGCAGGTGACCGGGCGGGCCGCCTGGATCGGCCGCGCGCTCGACAACGACATCGTCATCCACGACGTGCTGGCCTCGCGCCGCCACGCCTTCTTGACGCCGACACCGGCCGGCCCCGAGATCCGCGACGCGAACAGCAGCAACGGCACCTTCGTCAACGGGGTCAGGGTCACCTCGGCGGCGCTGTCCGAGGGCGACGTGGTGACGATCGGCAACGTCGACCTGGTGTTGCGCGGCGGCGCGCTGGTTCGCCTGCAGGAGGCGGCGACCCGCGCCGGCGGCCTCGAGGTGCGCGAGGTCAACTTCGCCATCGGTGACAAGCGCCTGCTGGAACGGATCTCGCTGACCGCCCGCCCCGGCACACTGACCGCGCTCATCGGCGGCTCCGGCGCGGGCAAGACGACGCTGTCACGGCTGATCGCCGGGTACGCCACCCCGACGTCGGGCTCGGTCACCTTCGAGGGCCACGACATCCACACCGAGTACGCGTCGCTGCGCACCCGGATCGGGATGGTCCCCCAAGACGACGTCGTGCACCGGCAGCTCACGGTCAGCCAGGCCCTCGGATACGCCGCCGAGCTGCGCCTGCCGCCGGACACCAGCAAAGCCGACCGGGGCCGGGTCGTCGCCGAGGTCCTCGACGAGCTCGGCCTGACCGAGCACGCGAACACCCGGGTCGACAGGCTCTCCGGCGGGCAGCGCAAGCGCGCGTCGGTGGCGCTCGAGCTGCTCACCGGGCCGTCGCTGCTGATCCTCGACGAACCCACGTCGGGCCTGGACCCCGCGCTGGATCTGCAGGTCATGACGATGCTGCGGCAACTCGCCGACGCCGGCCGCGTCGTGCTGGTGGTGACGCACTCGCTGACCTACCTCGACGTCTGCGACCAGGTGTTGCTGATGGCGCCGGGCGGCAAGACGGCGTTCCTGGGCCCGCCCGCCCAGATCGGTCCCGCCATGGGAACCACCAACTGGGCGCACATCTTCGCGAAGGTGGGCGCCGACCCGGACGAGGCCAATCGCCGCTTTCTGGCCCAGAACAGACCGCCGCCCCCGCGGCGGACCCAGGCGCCGGCCGAGCTCGGCGCGCCGCCGCGCACCAGCAAGCGCCACCAGTTCTCCACCATCGCGCGCCGACAGGTCCGGCTGGTGGTGTCCGACCGCGCCTATTTCGTGTTCCTGGCCGTGCTGCCGTTCGTCATGGGCGCGCTGTCGCTGACCGTTCCCGGCAGCGCCGGCTTCGGCTACGCCGACCCGGCCGGCGAGTCGGCGGGCGAGGCCGGGATGATCCTGACCCTGCTCACCATGGCGGCCGCGTTCATGGGCACCGCGCTGACCATCCGCGACCTCATCGGCGAGCGGCCGATCTTCCGGCGCGAACAGGCCGTCGGCCTGTCGACCACCGCGTACCTGCTGGCCAAGGTCGCGGTGTTCTGCGGGTTCGCCGTCGCCCAGGCGGCCATCGCCACCGCCATCGTGGTGCTGGGCAAGGGGCCGCCGACGCGACCCGCGGTGCTGCTCGGTCCCTCTAGCTCGGCGGCCACCGTCGAGCTGTTCGTCGCCGTGGCGGCGACGTGTGTGGCCGCGGCGATGCTGGGCCTGCTGCTCTCGGCGCTCGCCCGCACTGGCGAGCAGGTGATGCCGATGCTGGTGGTGTCGCTGATGATGCAGATGGTGCTCTGCGGTGGGATGGTGCCGGTCACAAACCGGATCCTTCTGGACCAGGCGTCCTGGCTGATGCCGTCGCGGTGGGGATACGCCGCGCAAGGGTCGACCGTCGACCTGTGGGCGGTCTCGCCCGGCCCGCAAAGTCCCCGGGACAACCATTTCCAGCACGCGCCGGCGGCCTGGCTGCTCGATATGGGCATGCTCGCGGTGCTCTCGGTCGGCTATGGCGCGCTGGTGCGCTGGCGCATCCGGCTCGCGCGCTGA
- a CDS encoding FHA domain-containing protein yields MSAPAPPALTVHHEGSERTFAAGHDVVVGRDLRADMRITHPLISRAHLLLRFDQGKWLAIDNGSLNGTFVNGRRVPVVEIHDGQTLNIGNPDGPLLTFDVGRHQGMAGRPPKTESMNIPVAAPPQPAAWSAQPGPPVAAPPGPPPPPAGRTPNWAAPPRRPQPAPRPGPAGQTMYGAGGGRPPAYPPAAPPPPHNSPLQAPVHSPPPAQHIPAPTRAAPANAKPPEVANLATKMFQALRPSRSGAIQKPAGSQTIGRATDNDIVIQDVLASRHHAFLIQTPLGTEIRDAHSVNGTFVNGVRVGSAVLTEGDVVTIGNVDLVFTGDGLVRRTEAATRTGGLEVNSVCYTVDHGKQLLDHISLTARPGTLTAIIGGSGAGKTTLSRLIVGYTSPTSGTVTFEGHNIHTEYASMRSRIGMVPQDDVVHRQLTVNQALNYAAELRLPPDTSKEERARVVAQVLEELDMTQHAETRVDKLSGGQRKRASVALELLTQPSLLLLDEPTSGLDPALDRQVMLMLRQLADAGRVVLVVTHSVSYLDVCDQILLVAPGGKTAFCGPPDQVEAAMGTRNWADIFAKVGADPDEANRRFKERNQQSSQPPTPQSPADLGEPPQTNLWRQLSTIARRQVRLVVSDRGYTIFLAILPFLIGALSLTVKGPHPGLGPADPMGPAPTQPQYIMVLLNIGAVFMGTALTIRDLIGERAIFKREQAVGLSTTAYLLAKIAVFCVFATGQAAIATIIVRLGKGAPTAHPQFFGNSTFSLFVTVAGTCVASAMLGLLLSALAQSNEQIMPLLVVSIMSQLVFSSGMIPVYQRIGLEQLAWLTPARWGYAAGASSIDFPSLVKVKQIPTNDPIWQHSKHIFVFDMAMLTLLSIAYTGIVRWHIRLKR; encoded by the coding sequence ATGTCAGCACCAGCCCCGCCAGCGCTAACCGTCCATCACGAAGGGTCCGAACGTACCTTCGCAGCCGGCCACGATGTGGTCGTCGGGCGCGATCTGCGGGCCGACATGCGCATCACGCATCCGCTGATTTCGCGGGCCCACCTGTTGCTGCGTTTCGACCAGGGCAAGTGGCTGGCCATCGACAACGGTTCGCTCAACGGAACTTTCGTCAACGGCCGGCGCGTGCCGGTCGTCGAGATCCACGACGGGCAGACCCTCAACATCGGCAACCCCGACGGGCCGCTGCTGACGTTCGACGTCGGCCGCCACCAAGGCATGGCCGGGCGCCCACCCAAGACCGAATCGATGAACATCCCGGTGGCGGCCCCGCCGCAGCCGGCGGCGTGGTCGGCGCAACCGGGCCCGCCCGTCGCCGCTCCACCCGGGCCGCCGCCGCCTCCAGCCGGGCGCACGCCCAACTGGGCGGCGCCGCCGCGGCGGCCGCAGCCCGCTCCCCGGCCCGGACCGGCGGGCCAAACCATGTACGGCGCCGGCGGTGGGCGACCGCCCGCCTACCCGCCCGCCGCGCCACCCCCGCCGCACAATTCCCCCCTGCAAGCACCCGTCCACAGCCCCCCGCCGGCGCAGCACATCCCCGCGCCCACCCGGGCCGCACCCGCCAACGCCAAGCCGCCCGAGGTGGCGAACCTGGCGACCAAGATGTTCCAGGCGCTGCGGCCGTCGCGGTCCGGCGCGATCCAGAAACCGGCCGGGTCGCAAACCATCGGGCGGGCCACCGACAACGACATCGTCATCCAGGACGTGCTCGCCTCGCGCCATCACGCGTTCTTGATCCAGACGCCGCTGGGCACCGAGATCCGCGACGCGCACAGCGTGAACGGCACCTTCGTCAACGGCGTCCGGGTCGGGTCCGCGGTGCTGACCGAGGGCGACGTGGTCACCATCGGCAACGTCGACCTGGTGTTCACCGGCGACGGCCTGGTCCGGCGCACCGAGGCGGCGACGCGGACCGGCGGCCTGGAGGTCAACTCCGTCTGCTACACCGTCGACCACGGCAAGCAGTTGCTCGACCACATCTCACTGACCGCCCGGCCCGGGACGCTCACGGCCATCATCGGCGGTTCGGGCGCCGGGAAGACCACGCTGTCGCGGCTGATCGTCGGCTACACCAGCCCCACGTCGGGCACGGTGACCTTCGAGGGCCACAACATCCACACCGAGTACGCGTCCATGCGCAGCAGGATCGGGATGGTCCCCCAGGACGACGTCGTGCACCGCCAGCTCACGGTCAACCAGGCCCTCAACTACGCCGCCGAACTGCGCCTGCCGCCCGACACCAGCAAAGAGGAACGCGCCCGCGTCGTCGCCCAGGTGCTCGAGGAACTCGACATGACCCAGCACGCCGAGACGCGGGTCGACAAGCTCTCGGGCGGCCAGCGCAAGCGCGCCTCGGTCGCGCTCGAGCTGCTCACCCAGCCGTCGCTGCTGCTGCTCGACGAGCCGACGTCCGGGCTGGACCCGGCGCTGGACCGCCAGGTCATGCTGATGCTGCGCCAGCTCGCCGACGCGGGCCGCGTGGTGCTGGTGGTGACCCACTCGGTGTCCTACCTGGACGTGTGCGACCAGATCCTGCTGGTCGCGCCCGGCGGCAAGACCGCGTTCTGCGGGCCACCCGACCAGGTCGAGGCGGCCATGGGCACCCGCAACTGGGCCGACATCTTCGCCAAGGTGGGCGCCGACCCGGACGAGGCCAACCGACGCTTCAAGGAGCGCAATCAGCAGTCGTCGCAGCCGCCGACCCCGCAGAGCCCGGCGGACCTGGGCGAACCACCCCAAACCAACCTGTGGCGGCAGCTGTCCACGATCGCGCGCCGCCAGGTTCGCCTCGTCGTGTCCGACCGTGGCTACACGATCTTCCTGGCGATCCTGCCGTTCCTCATCGGCGCGTTGTCGCTGACGGTGAAGGGCCCGCACCCCGGCCTCGGGCCGGCCGACCCGATGGGCCCCGCACCCACCCAGCCGCAGTACATCATGGTGCTGCTCAACATCGGCGCCGTCTTCATGGGCACCGCGCTGACCATCCGGGATCTCATCGGCGAGCGCGCCATCTTCAAGCGGGAGCAGGCCGTCGGCCTGTCGACCACCGCCTATCTGTTGGCCAAGATCGCGGTGTTCTGCGTCTTCGCCACGGGCCAGGCGGCGATCGCGACCATCATCGTGCGGCTGGGGAAGGGCGCGCCGACCGCGCACCCGCAGTTCTTCGGCAACTCCACCTTCTCGCTGTTCGTCACCGTCGCGGGCACCTGTGTGGCCTCGGCCATGCTCGGCCTGCTGCTGTCCGCCCTGGCGCAGTCCAACGAGCAGATCATGCCGCTGCTGGTGGTGTCGATCATGTCGCAGCTGGTGTTCTCCAGCGGGATGATCCCGGTGTATCAGCGCATCGGGCTGGAACAGCTGGCGTGGTTGACGCCCGCCCGCTGGGGCTACGCGGCGGGCGCGTCCTCGATCGACTTCCCGTCGCTGGTGAAGGTCAAGCAGATCCCCACCAACGACCCGATCTGGCAGCACTCGAAGCACATCTTCGTCTTCGACATGGCCATGCTCACGCTGCTCTCGATCGCCTACACCGGCATCGTGCGCTGGCACATCCGGCTGAAACGCTGA
- a CDS encoding pentapeptide repeat-containing protein, which produces MSEEWVDREFDGHDFTDEDLSRLRTERTVFTECNFSGANLAESQHRGSAFRNCSFHRTSLWHSSFAQCSMLGSVFVQCRLRPITFDEVDFTLAVLAGIDLRGVDFSGCRLREASLVEADLRKAVLRGADLRGARTAGARLDGADLRGATVDPGLWTTASLAGARVDVDQAVAFALAHGLRLDGGPHDDG; this is translated from the coding sequence TTGAGCGAGGAGTGGGTCGACCGCGAGTTCGACGGCCACGACTTCACCGACGAAGACCTGAGCCGCTTGCGGACCGAGCGGACCGTGTTCACCGAATGCAATTTCAGCGGTGCCAACCTGGCCGAGTCGCAGCACCGCGGCTCGGCCTTCCGCAACTGCTCGTTTCACCGGACGTCGTTGTGGCACAGCTCTTTTGCCCAATGCTCGATGCTGGGGTCGGTGTTCGTGCAGTGCCGGCTGCGGCCGATCACGTTCGACGAGGTGGATTTCACGCTCGCCGTGCTCGCCGGCATCGACCTGCGGGGCGTCGACTTCAGCGGCTGCCGGCTGCGGGAGGCCAGCCTGGTGGAGGCCGACCTGCGCAAGGCCGTGCTGCGCGGCGCGGACCTGCGTGGCGCGCGGACCGCCGGCGCCCGGCTCGACGGCGCCGATCTGCGCGGCGCCACCGTCGACCCGGGGTTGTGGACGACCGCGTCGCTGGCCGGCGCCCGCGTCGACGTCGACCAGGCGGTGGCCTTCGCGCTGGCGCACGGGCTTCGACTGGATGGGGGCCCGCACGACGACGGCTGA